In a single window of the uncultured Erythrobacter sp. genome:
- a CDS encoding valine--tRNA ligase translates to MSDTVQPTLPTTFDPAEIEARWYQHWEANGLFRPERPDAEAFTIVNPPPNVTGSLHIGHALDNTLQDVVIRYERLRGKDALWVVGTDHAGIATQMVVERQLEAQQDKRTNYSREDFVAKVWEWKAESGGTITNQLRRLGCSMDWSREQFTMDPHFTKAVIKTFVDLYNDGLIYRDKRLVNWDPKLKTAISDLEVETQTIAGGFWHLRYPLADGVTLPDGRDYLEVATTRPETMLADMAVAVNPADERYASVVGKHVILPLTGRRIPVIADEHADPELGSGCVKITPGHDFNDFEVGKRAGFAPAEMLNMLDAEANVCQTADGLVPEEFLGLHRFKRDGVDGARELVVARMKEQGFLIPHVTKNKDGEEVEHDAEPRQIATPFGDRGGVVIEPWLTDQWYVNAAELAKKPIEAVRSGDIGIVPKSWEKTFFNWMENIQPWCVSRQLWWGHRIPAWFADDGRCFVAEDEAAAKALAGEGVTLTQDEDVLDTWFSSALWPFATLGWPESPSPLAGEGGARSASGEGAAAQAAPKAAASAADPSPYPLPQGEGGNLLQKHFPNSLLISGFDILFFWDARMMMMGFYNMGQKPWDTLYLHGLVRAADGAKMSKSKGNVVDPLGLIDQYGADALRFFMAAMESQGRDIKMDEKRVEGYRNFATKLWNAARFCQSNGIGASASIKAPAARLAANQWIIGEVAACVTEIERAMADLRFDAAANAIYQFTWSKFCDWYLELIKPVFAGDADSPPAVETRAVAGWALDQILVMLHPFMPFITEELWHKLGERPYELILAQWPVPEAEVSKEATDAIDWVIDLTTNTRSAKNELGIAPGAKLAAFLAAPSDVATRTIERSSAAIERLARLTPVTIGEAPAGPAMQVTAGSDVFIIPLEGIIDIAAEKARLEKALAASQKEAKSLDGRLSNPAFAEKAKPEAVEKARADLAHHSGEVERLTAALARLG, encoded by the coding sequence ATGAGCGACACTGTGCAACCCACTCTACCCACCACGTTCGACCCAGCCGAAATCGAGGCGCGCTGGTATCAGCATTGGGAGGCGAACGGCCTGTTCCGGCCCGAGCGGCCCGATGCCGAGGCCTTCACCATCGTCAACCCGCCGCCGAACGTCACGGGAAGCCTGCACATCGGCCACGCGCTCGACAACACGTTGCAGGATGTGGTGATCCGTTACGAGCGGCTGCGCGGCAAGGACGCGCTGTGGGTGGTCGGCACCGACCACGCCGGGATCGCGACCCAGATGGTGGTAGAACGCCAGCTGGAAGCGCAGCAGGACAAGCGCACCAATTACAGCCGCGAGGATTTCGTGGCGAAGGTGTGGGAATGGAAGGCCGAAAGCGGCGGCACCATCACCAACCAGTTGCGCCGTCTGGGCTGCTCGATGGACTGGAGCCGCGAGCAGTTCACGATGGACCCGCATTTCACCAAGGCGGTGATCAAGACCTTTGTTGATCTTTATAACGACGGCCTGATCTACCGCGACAAGCGGCTAGTGAACTGGGACCCGAAGCTGAAGACCGCGATTTCCGACCTTGAGGTCGAAACGCAGACGATTGCGGGCGGCTTCTGGCACCTGCGCTATCCGCTGGCTGACGGCGTCACCCTGCCCGATGGCCGCGACTATCTCGAAGTCGCCACCACCCGGCCCGAGACGATGCTGGCCGACATGGCCGTGGCGGTGAACCCGGCGGACGAACGCTACGCCAGCGTGGTCGGCAAGCACGTGATCCTGCCTCTGACCGGCCGCCGCATTCCGGTGATCGCGGACGAACACGCCGATCCCGAGCTGGGGAGCGGCTGCGTCAAGATCACGCCGGGGCATGACTTCAACGACTTCGAAGTCGGCAAGCGCGCCGGGTTTGCGCCCGCCGAGATGCTCAACATGCTCGATGCCGAGGCGAACGTCTGCCAGACGGCGGATGGTCTGGTGCCCGAGGAGTTCCTCGGCCTCCACCGCTTCAAGCGCGATGGCGTAGACGGCGCGCGGGAGTTGGTCGTGGCGCGGATGAAGGAACAGGGCTTCCTCATCCCCCACGTGACGAAGAATAAGGACGGCGAAGAGGTCGAACATGACGCCGAACCGCGCCAGATCGCCACCCCCTTCGGCGACCGCGGCGGCGTGGTGATCGAACCGTGGCTGACCGACCAGTGGTATGTGAACGCGGCGGAACTCGCCAAGAAGCCCATCGAAGCGGTGCGCTCAGGCGACATCGGCATCGTGCCGAAGTCGTGGGAGAAGACCTTCTTCAACTGGATGGAGAACATCCAGCCGTGGTGCGTCTCGCGCCAGCTGTGGTGGGGGCACCGCATTCCGGCGTGGTTCGCGGACGATGGCCGCTGCTTCGTCGCCGAGGATGAGGCCGCCGCTAAGGCGCTCGCCGGTGAAGGCGTCACCCTGACGCAGGATGAAGACGTCCTCGACACGTGGTTCTCCTCCGCCCTGTGGCCCTTCGCCACGCTGGGCTGGCCGGAATCCCCCTCTCCCCTTGCGGGAGAGGGTGGCGCGCGCAGCGCGTCGGGAGAGGGGGCGGCGGCGCAAGCTGCCCCAAAGGCTGCCGCATCCGCGGCAGACCCCTCCCCCTACCCCCTCCCGCAAGGGGAGGGGGGGAACCTGCTCCAAAAGCACTTCCCCAACAGCCTCCTCATCTCCGGCTTCGACATCCTGTTCTTCTGGGATGCGCGAATGATGATGATGGGCTTCTACAATATGGGCCAGAAGCCCTGGGACACGCTCTATCTCCACGGCCTTGTGCGCGCGGCGGACGGGGCGAAGATGTCGAAGTCCAAGGGCAATGTGGTCGATCCGCTCGGGTTGATCGACCAGTATGGCGCGGACGCGCTGCGCTTCTTTATGGCGGCGATGGAAAGCCAAGGCCGCGACATCAAGATGGATGAAAAGCGGGTCGAGGGATACCGCAACTTCGCCACCAAGCTGTGGAACGCGGCGCGCTTCTGCCAATCGAACGGCATCGGGGCATCGGCCAGTATCAAGGCCCCGGCAGCGCGCCTCGCCGCCAACCAGTGGATCATTGGCGAGGTTGCGGCCTGCGTGACCGAGATCGAGCGTGCGATGGCCGACCTGCGCTTCGATGCGGCGGCCAACGCGATCTACCAGTTCACGTGGAGCAAGTTCTGCGACTGGTATCTGGAGCTGATCAAGCCGGTCTTCGCAGGCGACGCCGACAGCCCGCCCGCGGTGGAAACCCGCGCGGTCGCCGGCTGGGCGCTCGACCAGATCCTCGTCATGCTCCACCCCTTCATGCCCTTCATCACCGAAGAGCTGTGGCACAAGCTGGGTGAGCGGCCCTACGAGCTGATCCTCGCGCAGTGGCCCGTGCCGGAAGCGGAAGTCTCGAAAGAGGCGACCGACGCGATTGACTGGGTGATCGACCTCACCACCAACACCCGCTCGGCCAAAAACGAACTCGGCATTGCGCCGGGCGCGAAGCTGGCGGCGTTCCTTGCCGCGCCGTCCGACGTAGCGACCCGCACCATCGAACGCAGCAGCGCGGCGATTGAGCGCCTCGCTCGCCTGACGCCTGTGACCATCGGCGAGGCCCCCGCTGGCCCCGCCATGCAGGTGACCGCCGGGAGCGATGTGTTCATCATCCCGCTCGAAGGGATCATCGACATCGCGGCGGAAAAGGCGCGGCTGGAAAAGGCGCTGGCGGCCTCGCAGAAGGAAGCCAAGAGCCTCGACGGCCGCCTGTCCAACCCCGCCTTCGCCGAAAAGGCCAAGCCCGAAGCGGTCGAGAAAGCCCGCGCCGATCTTGCCCACCACTCGGGTGAGGTCGAGCGGCTGACGGCGGCGCTGGCGCGACTGGGGTGA